The following coding sequences lie in one Zonotrichia leucophrys gambelii isolate GWCS_2022_RI chromosome 4A, RI_Zleu_2.0, whole genome shotgun sequence genomic window:
- the LPAR4 gene encoding lysophosphatidic acid receptor 4, translating to MGNHSNNHTCLTDDSFKYNLYGAVYSVVFILGLITNCASLFVFLFRMKMRSETAIFMTNLAVSDLLFVFTLPFKIFYNFNRHWPFGDSLCKISGTAFLTNIYGSMLFLTCISVDRFLAIVYPFRSRTIRTRRNSAIVCAGVWILVLSGGISASLFSTTNVSNTSTTCFEGFSKRIWKTYLSKITIFIEVVGFIIPLLLNLTCSSLVLRTLRKPATLSQIGTNKEKVLKMIIVHVAIFVVCFVPYNSILFLYALVRSQAIANCSLERFARTMYPITLCIATLNCCFDPFIYYFTSESFQKSFNIKTQIKMDSLFKTEMPLTKTALPAPQDEISDQAITNGGDPTSESHF from the coding sequence ATGGGAAACCACAGCAACAACCATACCTGCCTGACAGATGATTCCTTCAAGTACAACCTGTACGGAGCCGTGTACAGCGTGGTCTTCATCCTTGGCTTGATCACGAACTGCGCCTCCCTCTTCGTCTTCCTCTTCCGGATGAAGATGAGGAGCGAGACGGCCATTTTCATGACCAACCTGGCGGTTTCAGACTTGCTTTTTGTCTTCACTTTGCCCTTTAAGATTTTCTACAACTTCAACAGGCACTGGCCCTTCGGGGACAGCCTGTGCAAGATCTCGGGCACAGCGTTCCTCACCAACATCTACGGGAGCATGCTGTTCCTGACCTGCATCAGCGTGGATCGCTTCCTGGCCATCGTGTATCCCTTCCGCTCCCGCACCATCCGCACCCGGAGGAATTCCGCCATCGTCTGCGCCGGCGTTTGGATCCTGGTGCTCAGCGGAGGAATTTCGGCCTCGCTCTTCTCCACCACCAACGTGTCCAACACCAGCACCACCTGTTTCGAAGGGTTCTCCAAAAGGATCTGGAAAACCTACCTGTCCAAGATCACCATATTTATTGAGGTGGTGGGCTTCATCATCCCTCTGCTGCTCAACCTCACGTGCTCCTCGCTGGTTCTCCGGACTTTACGGAAGCCGGCCACCCTGTCCCAGATTGGGACGAACAAGGAGAAGGTGCTGAAGATGATCATCGTGCACGTGGCCATTTTCGTGGTGTGCTTTGTCCCCTACAACTCCATCCTGTTCCTGTACGCGCTCGTGCGCTCCCAGGCCATCGCCAACTGCTCCCTGGAGAGGTTTGCCAGGACCATGTATCCCATCACGTTGTGCATCGCCACCCTCAACTGCTGCTTCGACCCCTTCATCTACTACTTCACCTCCGAGTCCTTCCAGAAGTCCTTCAACATCAAAACCCAGATCAAAATGGATTCTCTCTTCAAGACAGAGATGCCGCTCACAAAGACGGCGCTGCCGGCGCCGCAGGATGAGATCAGTGACCAGGCCATCACCAACGGGGGAGATCCCACATCTGAATCCCATTTCTAG
- the LOC135447758 gene encoding putative P2Y purinoceptor 10, producing the protein MIHPPYTITASSSNPVMTQNNQSCSHQDLPFKSILYATTYTLIFIPGLLANSAALWVLCRFLSRKSKAVIFMINLAVADLAHVLSLPLRIYYYINHIWPFGDVLCLLCFYLKYLNMYASICFLTCISIQRYFFLYHPFQAKSWKRRYDVAISTLVWLVVGALCVPFPIMRSHGLGANTTSCFADLQVKPIDSKVGTVLMTGAAELLGFVGPLVIILFCTWKTRDSIRGFHVPEENSGERRKALRMVSMCAIVFCVCFAPYHINFFFYMLVKENVITDCLLSTITLYTQPFCLSLASFDCCLDPIIYFFMTSEFQEQISRHSSMAIRSRLMSKESASSMRE; encoded by the coding sequence ATGATCCACCCACCCTACACCATCACAGCCTCTTCCAGCAACCCAGTCATGACCCAAAAcaaccagagctgctcccatcaGGACCTCCCCTTCAAGAGCATCCTCTATGCCACCACCTACACCCTCATCTTCATCCCGGGGCTCCTGGCCAACAGCGCTGCCCTGTGGGTCCTGTGCCGGTTCCTCAGCAGGAAGAGCAAAGCCGTCATCTTCATGATCAACCTGGCTGTGGCTGACCTGGCCCACGTCCTGTCACTTCCTCTGCGCATCTACTACTACATCAACCACATCTGGCCATTTGGGGATGTCCTGTGCTTGCTCTGCTTCTACCTGAAGTACCTCAACATGTACGCCAGCATCTGCTTCCTCACCTGCATCAGCATCCAGCGCTACTTCTTCCTGTACCACCCCTTCCAAGCCAAGAGCTGGAAGCGCCGCTATGACGTGGCCATCAGCACCCTGGTCTGGCTCGTGGTGGGTGCTCTCTGTGTGCCCTTCCCCATCATGAGGAGCCACGGGCTGGGTGCCAACACCACCAGCTGCTTTGCTGACCTGCAGGTGAAGCCGATCGACAGCAAGGTGGGAACGGTGCTGATGACCGGcgctgctgagctcctgggctTTGTGGGCCCACTCGTCATCATCTTATTCTGCACATGGAAAACAAGAGACTCCATCCGGGGCTTCCATGTCCCAGAGGAAAACAgcggggagaggaggaaggccCTCAGGATGGTTTCCATGTGTGCCAttgtgttctgtgtgtgttttgctcCCTACCACATCAACTTCTTCTTCTATATGTTGGTGAAGGAGAATGTTATCACTGACTGCCTCCTGAGCACCATCACGCTCTACACCCAGCCCTTCTGCCTGAGCCTCGCCAGCTTCGACTGCTGCTTGGATCccataatttatttcttcatgaCTTCTGAGTTCCAGGAGCAGAtttccaggcacagcagcatggCCATCCGGAGCCGGCTCATGAGCAAAGAGAGTGCCTCGTCAATGAGGGAGTGA